Part of the Vagococcus teuberi genome, CTCTTATTAAAAGCTATATCAACTGATTTTGTTGGTTTTTTATTGAGGCAATAGAGTTAGTTTTCATCAAAATGTTTAGCTGATATATATTTTGAGGCCTTTTTTAATACTCAAAAATGATATTGAGTATCATTTTTTTGTTTTTATATGATAAAAATTGATATGAATACATATTCAAATGAAAATTAATCGGTATATTGTTTAATAAGTTTTTAAAAAAATAAAAAAAAATACAAGAAAACGCTTGATAATAAAAGATAAAAAAAGTATAATTTTAGATAATAAATGATAATTCAAAAGGGGATTAAGACATGAAAAAAAGAAAAGTCGTATCTTTACTAACAATGGGAGTACTGTCATTAGGTCTATTAGTAGCATGTGGTGGGAAATCAGCAGAAGACACAAAAGATGGAAAAATAGAACTTCAAATTGCCACATGGGCAAATGAAACGGAAAGTAAAGAGTTTGATAAAATTTTAGATGACTTAAATAAGAAATCACCGGATTATGAAATAAAGCAAGTTGTTATTCCACAAGATTATTATACAAAGGTACAAACAATGATAGCAGGAAATACAGCACCTGATTTAATGTGGTTAGCTCAAGAATATATTCCAGCATATGCTGAAAATGGTGCTGTAATGGATATTTCAGAACAACTAAAAGATCAAAATAAAATTGATATGAGTGACTATTATAAAGGGTCTCTTGATACCGCGATTTGGAATGATAAGACATATGGATTACCATGGATCGGTCAACCTTATGTTGTTTATTACAATAAAAATATGCTCAAAGATAATAATATTGCAGAACCGACTGAAAAATGGACGTGGGATGACTTTGGTGATATTGCTAAAAAACTAACTAAAAAAGATGAGGGTGTTTATGGATTTGCTAACACAGGTAGCTTACCATCGGCAGTATTTGCTTGGGATAATGACAGTGATTTTGTTAGTACTAAAGGCGTTCCAGAAGTTAACTCTGAAGGAACAATTAAAGGATTAGAACAATATTATCATTTAACATCAGATTCACAGATGACAATGCCATATGAAGAAGCAAATTCACTAGGTGTCGAACAAGGATTTGTTACTGGAAAAATTGGGATGATGGTCGGTGGAGCTAATGATGATGTTGAGAAGAAGGTTAAAGAAGCTGGTGATAAGTTTGAAGTTGGTATGGCTATAATGCCGGCAGGTCTTAAAGCTCAAAAAACATTTAACTGGACTGCTTCAACTCTTATTTCAAGTCAAACAAAACATAAGGATGTTGCGTTTGAGGCATTGCTTGACATAACAAACGCCATGTTTGATTGGAAAGTGCCTGCACCAGTAAAATCAAAAGCCGATAAAATCGCTGACATCAACCCAGCTAAAGCTTATGCGATGAATACTATTAAGGAATCCATGGAGATTTCAAGAGGTTTTAATAATTTACCTCAACAAAATGAGTTAGGTGGTAAACAATGGGAATTACTAGATCAACCTATCTTAAGTAATAATAATGGTAAAGGAAACTTAGATGTACCTAAAGTAGCAAATGAAACACAGAAAGCATTTGAAAAGATTTTAGGGACTAAATAGTTTCCAAAAACGAAAAGGTGGAACATATGGATAATTTAAAACGTCTTACAAGAGAAGAAAAAGTTGTAGAACTTAACAAAGTTAAAAAGAAGAAAAAGTTAAGTCCCGGATATTTTTTTGTTGCTCCATGGTTCATTTCGTATTTTCTATTTTCTTTGGTTCCAATGCTACTATCTATTTATATGAGTTTTACTAATTGGCCAGTTATTGGTAAACCACAATTTATTGGTTTACAAAACTTTAAAGATATTTTTCAAGATGAAGCCTTTTTTAATTCATTAATAGTCACTGTTAAGTATGCGATTGTTGCTGTTCCACTGGGAATGGCAGCATCGTTTACAGTAGCGTTAATCATGTCGTCAAAAACAAAGGGATTAAATTTGTATCGTACGATTTATTATTTGCCAGCTGTTGTATCTGGTGTTGCTGTAGGGATTATCTGGCGTTGGATTTTTGACCCTAAAAATGGACTAATCAATAACTTATTAGCATTAGTAGGGATTACAGGTCCAGGATGGTTGACTGATCCTAATTGGGTGCTTCCATCTTATATCATCATGAGTCTTTGGGGAGCTGGAGCTGGGATGTTAACCTATCTTGTTTCAATCAATGAAGTACCAAAAGATTTGCATGAAGCAGCAGAAATCCAAGGAGCAAATTATTTTAAACGTATTTTTTTAATCACAATACCTTATGTTCGATCAATTCTGTATTATAACCTAATTATGGGGATTATTGGGGCGTTCAAGAAATTTAATGATGCTTACATTTTAGGTGGAGCAGGAAATCAAGGGCAATTTATTTTGCTTCAAATTTATGATACTGCATTTAAATACTTTAAGATGGGATACGCATCAGCAATGTCTTGGATTTTCCTACTAATTGTATTATCCATCACATTAGTAGTATTCAAGTTTACTGATTTCTGGCAATATAGTCAAAATAATGAAGAGAAGTAGGTTTTATATATGGAAATAAGAAAACTACCGAATCAAACAAAAGAAGAGTTTGTTGCCCAATTAGTTAAAGAACGAGCGAAACAAAAGCCGTTAAAGAAAGTAATATTTTCAATCATTAAGCATACATTATTAATTATTGTTGCTATCTCAATGATTCTTCCTTTTTTTTGGATGGTATCAACATCTTTAAAAACGTCGAATAACGTATTTACGATTCCACCGCAATGGATTCCTAATCCAGTAAAAATTCAAAATTATGCAGATGTATTTAAGGCTGTTCCATTCTTTAGGTATATCATGAATACAGTTGGATTTACGGTAGCCGTTACATTTTTCGAGGTTATTGTATCTGTCATTGTGGCATACGGTTTTTCTAGATTTAATTTTAAATTTAAAAGATCATTATTTATGTTTCTATTATTAACTATTATGATCCCTGGAGAAATTACGATTGTACCAGGTTATATTTTCTGGGTAAAAATTGGAGAGTTTTTAGGAATTACATTAATTAATACTTATGTTCCACTAGTGTTACCCGCTATAGGAGGACAAGCTGTACATATATTCTTTATGACACAATACTTTAGAACTATACCAAAAGATTTTGCAGAAGCAGCGTATATCAATGGTGCAAGTAATTGGAAAATATTATGGAAAATATTTTTCCCAATGTCTATACCGGCAATTCTAACTATTACTATTTCATCATTCATGGGTACATGGAATGCATTTTTAGGTCCATTGATCTATTTAAATGATTCAAATAAATTTACCATCCAAGTAGGATTGGCAATGTTCCAAGGAATGTTTGATGTTAACTGGCCACTATTAATGGCAGCAACTACGATATCAATTATTCCAATGATTATTTTATTCTTCTCATTACAAAAATACTTTATACCTTCTAATAAACAGGATGGTGTGAAATAGATGAAGGCATTAAAAAAAATTATAAGGAATTTACCAACATACTTTAAAGTGTTAATCATTGTTGCATGTTTGATTAATCTATCTGGTGTATATGGATTGATAGAGAAGAAAACAATAGATGAACACTTAAATAATATGTTTACCTCTTTTGGAAAAGTATCTGGAGATGTCCAAGTAGTTGATGGCCAATTGATAGCAAACAAACAACTTATAAAAGAAGAAGATTTTGAGTTAGGAATTTTCGATGAACCAACAACAAAAGATTATATTTATTTAAATCAAGATGAATTAATTTTTGCAATGAATAATAGAAAAACAGAGATTAAATATGATAAATGCATGACCAATGAATCATTTCAACGAAGCATTGTGGATATGGCAACGAATCTTAGTCTAACGGCATTCCTCTTGAGTACACTACAACGATTATTTTTAGTTTCATTAATTATTTTAGCTATAGTGATTGCTACACTTATTTTATCTAAGTTCAAATTAAAAATGAAACAAATTGTGACATCACTATTTATTAGTGTCCCACTCGGTGCACTTGCGGGTATGTTTTCTAGCTTGTTAGTGACTAATTATACTCAAATAATTATTTTCGTTATAGTAACAGGAGTGATTTATGCTAAATCAATTCATAGAACATTTGATAATAGCATGACATCTTATTATCTAGGAGAAGGGGTATACGAATGAGTTATATAGAATTATCTAAAATATATAAAGTTTACAATGAAAAAAATCTCGTCATTGATGATTTTAATTTATCTATTGAAAAGAATGAATTTGTTGCGCTAATTGGTCCATCTGGATGCGGAAAATCAACGTTACTGAGAATGATTTCGGGATTAGAAGATATTACTTATGGTGATTTAATAATCGATGGTAAAAGAATGAATGATATTCATGCTAAAGATAGAGATATGTCTATGGTATTTCAAAATTATGCCTTATATCCACATCTTACGAACTATGATAATATCGCATTTGGATTAAAACTTCGAAAAGAAAGCAAAGAGGTTATTAAAGAACGTCTGTCTTCTGTAGCTAAAATGCTAGATTTAGAAAATTACTTAGAGGCTTATCCAAGTGAATTGTCAGGAGGGCAACGACAACGTGTGGCATTAGGTCGAGCAATGGTTCAAAATTCACATATCTTCTTGATGGATGAGCCATTATCTAATTTAGATGCAAAATTACGAAATCGTATGCGAATAGAAATTTTAAAATTACATAAGCAGTTAAATGTTACTACCATCTATGTAACACATGATCAGGTAGAAGCAATGACAATGGCAGATAAAATTGTTGTTATGGATAAAGGCGAGGTTCAACAAATTGGTAAACCAAAAGAACTTTATTATAATCCTGCAAACCTTTTTGTTGCAAAATTTATCGGAGACCCTGATATTAATATATTAGGGGGAACGCTTCAACAAAGTAGTGTTCAAATAGGACAGTCGGTGATTGAACTCAATCCATCGTTGTATCAAAAACTAGATGAATATGAAGGAAAAGAGATATTAGTTGGGATTCGAGCAGAAGATTTTCGAACTGAAAATATCTATGTTGAAAGTGCTGAAAAGCAGTATCGAGGTATGATTGAATTAATAGAAATGCGTGGAGATAGTAGTATTTTAATGACGAAATTTGATGATAACGAAATTACTATTAAAGTGCCATCAAGTCAAAATTATGAGTTAGGCGATAATATTGACTTTTCCGTTAATCAATCAAGAATTTTACTGTTTGATAAAGAGACAGGAGAAAGAATTTAATGTTACCATTTGAAAGAAAAAAAATTATTTTAGAAGAGTTGCAAAAAGGCGTGGTTTATATCACGTCATTGGCCGAATTATTAAATGTGTCTGAAATAACAGTTAGAAGAGATTTAAAACACTTAGA contains:
- a CDS encoding ABC transporter substrate-binding protein, which encodes MKKRKVVSLLTMGVLSLGLLVACGGKSAEDTKDGKIELQIATWANETESKEFDKILDDLNKKSPDYEIKQVVIPQDYYTKVQTMIAGNTAPDLMWLAQEYIPAYAENGAVMDISEQLKDQNKIDMSDYYKGSLDTAIWNDKTYGLPWIGQPYVVYYNKNMLKDNNIAEPTEKWTWDDFGDIAKKLTKKDEGVYGFANTGSLPSAVFAWDNDSDFVSTKGVPEVNSEGTIKGLEQYYHLTSDSQMTMPYEEANSLGVEQGFVTGKIGMMVGGANDDVEKKVKEAGDKFEVGMAIMPAGLKAQKTFNWTASTLISSQTKHKDVAFEALLDITNAMFDWKVPAPVKSKADKIADINPAKAYAMNTIKESMEISRGFNNLPQQNELGGKQWELLDQPILSNNNGKGNLDVPKVANETQKAFEKILGTK
- a CDS encoding carbohydrate ABC transporter permease; the protein is MDNLKRLTREEKVVELNKVKKKKKLSPGYFFVAPWFISYFLFSLVPMLLSIYMSFTNWPVIGKPQFIGLQNFKDIFQDEAFFNSLIVTVKYAIVAVPLGMAASFTVALIMSSKTKGLNLYRTIYYLPAVVSGVAVGIIWRWIFDPKNGLINNLLALVGITGPGWLTDPNWVLPSYIIMSLWGAGAGMLTYLVSINEVPKDLHEAAEIQGANYFKRIFLITIPYVRSILYYNLIMGIIGAFKKFNDAYILGGAGNQGQFILLQIYDTAFKYFKMGYASAMSWIFLLIVLSITLVVFKFTDFWQYSQNNEEK
- a CDS encoding carbohydrate ABC transporter permease, whose amino-acid sequence is MEIRKLPNQTKEEFVAQLVKERAKQKPLKKVIFSIIKHTLLIIVAISMILPFFWMVSTSLKTSNNVFTIPPQWIPNPVKIQNYADVFKAVPFFRYIMNTVGFTVAVTFFEVIVSVIVAYGFSRFNFKFKRSLFMFLLLTIMIPGEITIVPGYIFWVKIGEFLGITLINTYVPLVLPAIGGQAVHIFFMTQYFRTIPKDFAEAAYINGASNWKILWKIFFPMSIPAILTITISSFMGTWNAFLGPLIYLNDSNKFTIQVGLAMFQGMFDVNWPLLMAATTISIIPMIILFFSLQKYFIPSNKQDGVK
- a CDS encoding ABC transporter ATP-binding protein, encoding MSYIELSKIYKVYNEKNLVIDDFNLSIEKNEFVALIGPSGCGKSTLLRMISGLEDITYGDLIIDGKRMNDIHAKDRDMSMVFQNYALYPHLTNYDNIAFGLKLRKESKEVIKERLSSVAKMLDLENYLEAYPSELSGGQRQRVALGRAMVQNSHIFLMDEPLSNLDAKLRNRMRIEILKLHKQLNVTTIYVTHDQVEAMTMADKIVVMDKGEVQQIGKPKELYYNPANLFVAKFIGDPDINILGGTLQQSSVQIGQSVIELNPSLYQKLDEYEGKEILVGIRAEDFRTENIYVESAEKQYRGMIELIEMRGDSSILMTKFDDNEITIKVPSSQNYELGDNIDFSVNQSRILLFDKETGERI